The following proteins are encoded in a genomic region of Fusarium oxysporum f. sp. lycopersici 4287 chromosome 1, whole genome shotgun sequence:
- a CDS encoding DNA repair protein RAD57 yields MTDLLQILPSFPLRPFAALIPTIEQQALTTTDLLTLHPADIAKQTRLPILDLKRLIAAIQASLSDDLSPQQPLLQPAEEPKVISTLDEGLDAALGGGVPVGVITEITGESGAGKTQALLSLCLAVQLPPPHGLGREALYISTEAALATSRLAQMLNSNPILQQYGDPETRPSLDAIHSAVTPDLETQDHILDFQVPVLLSRHKIGLIILDSVAANYRAEFERQGSHGSNMAARSAELVRLGALLRDLARRHNLAVVVANQVADRFASSSTPRHAPPRSSGVAYESPLASRSMPPPSSTNLPGTPSSSLPFALQDPDGPPPPPALMLDHQQRWFTGWGDDPHASYSLKTPSLGLVWSTQIACRIALFKRPVYGRIRQAAPVTAEDDSDLAAPTLRGWRRWMKVVFAPHAPQTGQGLDGAVEFEVTMGGLKSIKIQKAKKQ; encoded by the coding sequence ATGACAGACCTCCTCCAAATCCTGCCCTCCTTTCCTCTCCGCCCTTTTGCAGCTCTAATACCAACAATTGAGCAACAGGCTCTCACAACAACAGATCTTCTCACCCTTCATCCCGCAGACATAGCAAAGCAGACACGCCTCCCTATCCTCGATCTCAAGCGTCTCATAGCTGCTATACAAGCGTCTCTCTCTGACGATCTCAGCCCACAGCAGCCTCTACTTCAACCGGCTGAAGAACCCAAAGTCATCAGTACTCTTGATGAGGGTCTGGATGCTGCATTAGGAGGTGGCGTGCCTGTTGGTGTGATAACGGAAATCACTGGTGAGAGCGGTGCTGGAAAGACTCAAGCTCTTCTATCACTATGCCTTGCTGTTCAACTTCCTCCGCCTCATGGCCTGGGCCGTGAAGCTCTCTACATCTCAACTGAGGCAGCTCTCGCCACAAGTCGTCTTGCACAGATGCTCAACTCAAACCCCATTCTACAACAATACGGTGACCCTGAAACTCGCCCTTCTCTTGATGCTATCCACAGCGCAGTCACGCCTGATCTAGAAACACAAGATCACATCCTTGACTTTCAAGTTCCCGTTCTTCTGTCCCGTCACAAAATTGGCCTCATCATTCTCGACTCAGTGGCCGCCAACTATCGTGCTGAGTTTGAGCGTCAGGGTTCTCACGGCTCTAATATGGCCGCTCGAAGTGCTGAACTCGTTCGTCTCGGTGCTCTTCTGCGCGATCTAGCTCGACGGCATAATCTCGCTGTTGTCGTAGCCAATCAAGTCGCTGATCGCTTCGCATCCAGCTCTACACCACGACATGCACCTCCTAGAAGCAGTGGCGTCGCTTATGAGAGTCCCCTCGCTTCAAGGAGTatgcctcctccttcatctaCAAACCTCCCTGGCACgccctcatcatcattacCCTTTGCCTTACAAGATCCCGATGGTCCTCCGCCTCCGCCCGCCCTAATGCTTGATCATCAACAGCGTTGGTTCACAGGCTGGGGTGATGATCCTCACGCTTCTTATTCACTCAAGACCCCAAGTTTGGGCCTCGTGTGGTCAACGCAGATTGCTTGTCGTATTGCACTATTCAAGCGTCCTGTCTATGGCCGTATAAGACAGGCTGCGCCAGTGACAGCAGAGGACGACTCTGACTTGGCAGCACCCACACTCAGAGGATGGCGAAGATGGATGAAAGTTGTATTTGCGCCTCATGCGCCTCAAACGGGTCAAGGCTTAGACGGGGCGGTCGAGTTCGAAGTTACTATGGGAGGATTAAAATCAATTAAGATTCAAAAGGCGAAGAAGCAATAA
- a CDS encoding DNA-directed RNA polymerase III subunit RPC2 (At least one base has a quality score < 10) codes for MPTVDDGFEALLEPFYNGKKLTDPISTKEDKFQLLPAFLKVKGLVKQHIDSYNFFVEQEIKDIVRANQTIRSEVDSNFWLEFTDIRVDSPRRQDWTDNKSHSEVTPMECRLRDMTYAAPIFVDIQYIRDKQRIVRKNVPLGRMPVMLKSSKCRLAGANNTQMEEMNECPLDPGGYFIIGGTEKVILIQEQLSKNRIIVEADEKNNIISASVTSSTHERKSKTYVTLKKDRILLTHNVLVEGIPIVIILKALGGLSDMEIMQLVAGSDGRYQDEFLVNFDEATKAGVFTQHQALEYIGAKVKMGSRRGTFGPQVRRNHVEEGLDALANLVIAHVPIEGLDFYPKAIYVAQMTRRVLIAAHNPKLVDDRDFVGNKRLELAGQLLSLLFEDLFKQFTSGVKMSIDKFLKKNNRAVPLDAVHMISNHANNIGYGINRAIQTGNWTVKRFNMNRAGVTHVLSRLSYIAALGMMTRISSQFEKTRKVSGPRALQPSQWGMLCTSDTPEGEACGLVKNLALMTHITTNVDEEPVKRWIFTLDAGVEPIRNFSGAEMHREGSYIIHINGTPFALTRYPKRFAQKFRTMRRRGWISPFVGININTHFNAVHIATDEGRICRPYIIVKNGKQKLKPEHLRLLQMGKATFDDFLNRGIVEYLDVNEENDALITIYEDQVTQSTTHLEIEPFTVLGAVAGLIPFPHHNQSPRNTYQCAMGKQAIGAIAYNQFNRIDTLLYTLVYPQRPMVISKTIQLIGYDKLPAGQNATVVVMSYSGYDIEDALVLNKASIDRGFGRCQVFRKYTTELQKYPNGRRERIGDPENEGDGKIKRRIAKHEALDDDGLAIVGYKVNSGEAMVKKETPLDQTSTGIGLDRGPAEFRDSSVSYRIADPAYIDKVMISQTEKDTTVIKVQTRQTRRPELGDKFSSRHGQKGVVGIIVEQEDLPFSDSGLSPDIIMNPHGFPSRMTVGKLLECLTGKASIVHGRPDYGFGDAFRSHPLEEMSQVLVDHGFSWEGKDYFTSGITGEPLEAYVFNGPIYYQRLKHMVQDKMHSRSRGPRAILTRQPTEGRSRDGGLRLGEMERDCLIAYGASQLLLERLMISSDGTEIDICQQCGLFGYKGYCHTCKSTREVTKMTMPYAAKLLVQELISMNVGVRLQMDDEFPHPR; via the exons ATGCCTACGGTCGACGATGGCTTCGAGGCTCTCCTGGAGCCATTCTATAATGGCAAGAAGCTTACGGATCCTATTTCCACAAAGGAGGACAAGTTCCAGCTTCTGCCAGCCTTCTTGAAAGTCAAGG GTCTTGTCAAACA GCACATTGATTCCTACAACTTCTTCGTGGAGCAGGAGATCAAGGATATCGTACGCGCCAATCAAACCATTCGAAGCGAAGTAGACAGCAATTTTTGGCTAGA GTTCACAGATATTCGAGTAGACAGTCCTCGACGTCAAGATTGGACAGACAACAAGTCACATAGCGAAGTGACTCCCATGGAGTGCCGCCTTCGAGACATGACATACGCCGCGCCAATTTTTGTCGACATACAATATATCCGAGACAAGCAGCGGATTGTGCGAAAGAATGTGCCTCTTGGACGCATGCCAGTCATGCTCAAGAGCTCCAAGTGTCGTCTCGCCGGAGCCAACAATACGCagatggaggagatgaaCGAATGCCCACTCGACCCTGGCGGTTACTTTATTATTGGTGGTACCGAGAAGGTCATTCTGATTCAGGAGCAACTGAGCAAGAACCGTATCATTGTTGAAGCCGACGAGAAGAACAACATTATTTCAGCATCGGTCACCAGTTCCACACACGAACGGAAGTCGAAGACGTACGTTACTCTGAAGAAGGACAGAATTCTCCTGACACACAACGTGCTGGTGGAAGGTATCCCGATCGTAATCATCCTGAAGGCTCTGGGAGGATTGTCAGACATGGAAATTATGCAGCTTGTTGCTGGATCAGATGGAAGATACCAAGATGAATTCCTGGTAAACTTTGACGAGGCGACAAAGGCGGGCGTTTTCACTCAGCACCAAGCGCTGGAGTATATCGGAGCAAAGGTAAAGATGGGTTCCCGCAGAGGCACATTCGGTCCTCAAGTGCGCCGTAACCACGTCGAAGAAGGCCTCGATGCCTTGGCCAACCTGGTCATTGCCCATGTGCCCATTGAGGGACTGGATTTCTACCCCAAGGCCATCTATGTGGCTCAGATGACTCGAAGGGTTCTCATTGCCGCCCACAACCCCAAGTTGGTTGACGACAGAGATTTCGTGGGAAACAAACGACTTGAGCTGGCTGGTCAACTTCTCTCACTTTTGTTTGAAGATTTATTCAAGCAGTTCACATCTGGAGTCAAGATGTCGATCGACAAGTTCCTGAAGAAAAACAACAGGGCAGTTCCTCTCGACGCGGTTCACATGATTAGCAACCACGCCAACAACATTGGATATGGAATCAACCGAGCCATTCAGACTGGAAATTGGACTGTCAAACGCTTTAATATGAACCGAGCAGGAGTCACTCACGTTCTCAGTCGGCTGAGTTATATCGCCGCTCTTGGTATGATGACCAGAATAAGCAGTCAGTTCGAAAAGACCCGAAAGGTGTCTGGTCCTCGTGCACTTCAACCATCGCAGTGGGGTATGCTTTGTACTTCAGATACACCTGAAGGTGAAGCCTGTGGTCTGGTGAAGAACTTGGCTTTGATGACCCATATTACTACcaacgttgatgaagagccTGTTAAACGGTGGATCTTTACACTAGATGCTGGTGTTGAACCTATCCGCAATTTCTCGGGTGCTGAGATGCACCGTGAAGGAAGCTACATTATTCATATCAACGGTACTCCGTTCGCATTAACTCGATACCCAAAGCGATTTGCGCAAAAGTTTAGAACTATGCGACGGAGAGGTTGGATCTCCCCTTTTGttggcatcaacatcaacacaCACTTCAACGCCGTGCATATTGCCACCGATGAAGGCCGTATTTGTCGACCTTACATCATCGTTAAGAATGGTAAGCAGAAGCTCAAGCCTGAGCATCTGCGATTACTTCAGATGGGCAAAGCGACATTTGACGACTTTCTGAACCGTGGAATTGTAGAGTATCTCGATGTCAATGAGGAGAACGATGCCCTCATCACCATTTATGAGGACCAAGTGACACAGAGTACCACTCACTTGGAAATCGAACCCTTTACAGTCCTGGGAGCTGTCGCAGGATTGATTCCCTTCCCCCACCACAACCAATCTCCTCGTAACACTTACCAATGTGCTATGGGTAAACAAGCCATTGGTGCAATCGCATACAACCAGTTCAACCGTATTGATACTCTTCTGTATACACTCGTATACCCCCAACGGCCCATGGTTATTTCAAAGACCATTCAACTTATCGGTTACGACAAGCTTCCTGCAGGACAAAACGCCACCGTGGTTGTTATGTCATACTCAGGATACGATATTGAAGATGCTTTGGTTCTGAACAAAGCATCGATCGACAGAGGATTTGGTCGTTGTCAGGTTTTCAGAAAGTACACGACGGAACTGCAGAAGTACCCCAACGGACGCAGAGAACGTATCGGAGACCCTGAGAATGAGGGCGATGGCAAGATTAAGCGCCGAATCGCTAAGCACGAGGCCTTGGATGACGATGGTCTTGCAATCGTTGGTTATAAGGTAAACAGCGGCGAGGCtatggtcaagaaggagaCACCGCTTGACCAGACAAGCACTGGCATCGGACTGGACCGTGGACCTGCCGAGTTCCGCGACTCATCAGTTTCGTACCGAATCGCAGATCCCGCATATATCGACAAGGTCATGATTTCTCAGACAGAGAAGGATACCACAGTAATCAAGGTGCAGACAAGACAAACTCGACGCCCCGAATTGGGTGACAAGTTCTCGTCTCGTCACGGTCAGAAGGGTGTCGTTGGTATTATTGTTGAACAAGAGGACTTGCCTTTCTCTGACAGTGGATTGAGCCCCGACATCATCATGAACCCCCACGGTTTCCCTTCTCGAATGACAGTCGGCAAGCTACTCGAGTGTCTAACGGGCAAGGCTTCTATCGTCCACGGTCGTCCTGACTATGGCTTTGGAGATGCTTTCCGTTCTCATCCATTGGAGGAGATGAGTCAGGTGCTTGTAGACCATGGCTTCTCATGGGAGGGCAAGGACTACTTCACATCGGGTATTACTGGAGAGCCACTGGAGGCATACGTCTTCAACGGACCTATCTACTACCAGCGACTCAAGCACATGGTGCAAGACAAGATGCACTCTCGATCTCGAGGTCCCCGAGCCATCCTCACTCGCCAACCTACAGAAGGTCGTTCACGAGATGGTGGTCTGCGCCTGGGAGAAATGGAACGCGATTGTTTGATCGCCTACGGTGCTTcccagcttcttctggagCGACTCATGATCAGCTCGGATGGTACTGAGATTGATATTTGCCAGCAGTGTGGTCTGTTCGGATACAAGGGTTACTGCCACACATGCAAGAGTACAAGGGAAGTTACCAAGATGACGATGCCGTATGCAGCGAAGCTGCTTGTACAGGAGCTCATCAGCATGAATGTTGGAGTGCGACTCCAGATGGATGACGAGTTTCCCCACCCCAGGTAA